One genomic region from Ovis canadensis isolate MfBH-ARS-UI-01 breed Bighorn chromosome 24, ARS-UI_OviCan_v2, whole genome shotgun sequence encodes:
- the GLIS2 gene encoding zinc finger protein GLIS2 has translation MHSLDEPLDLKLSITKLRAAREKRERTLSAARHRALHRELGLADDSPTPGSPGSPPSGFLLNPKFPEKVEGRFSAAPLVDLSLSPPSGLDSPNGSSSLSPERQGNGDLPTAPTGPDLQPLRYLDGVPSSFQFFLPLGSGGALHLPASSFLTTPKDKCLSPELPLPKQLVCRWAKCNQPFELLQDLVDHVNDYHVKPEKDAGYCCHWEGCARHGRGFNARYKMLIHIRTHTNEKPHRCPTCSKSFSRLENLKIHNRSHTGEKPYVCPYEGCNKRYSNSSDRFKHTRTHYVDKPYYCKMPGCHKRYTDPSSLRKHIKAHGHFVSHEQHELLQLRPPTKPPLPTPDGSPYVSGAQIIIPNPAALFGGPGLPGLPLPLAPGPLDLSALACGNGGGAGGAGGMGPGLPGPVLPLNLAKNPLLPSPFGAGGLGLPVVSLLAGSAGGKAEGEKGRGAVPARALSSEGRKTPLERTEGSRSRPSPDGLPLLPGTVLDLSTGVNSAASSPEALAPGWVVIPPGSVLLKPAVVN, from the exons aTGCACTCCTTGGACGAGCCGCTTGACCTGAAGCTGAGCATCACCAAGCTCCGAGCGGCGAGAGAGAAGCGGGAGAGGACGCTGAGCGCAGCCCGGCACCGAGCCCTGCACAGGGAACTCGGTCTGGCGGACGACAGCCCCACACCTGGCTCCCCGGGCTCCCCGCCGTCAG GCTTCCTGCTGAACCCCAAGTTCCCCGAGAAGGTGGAGGGACGTTTTTCGGCAGCCCCCCTGGTAGACCTCAGCTTGTCGCCGCCGTCTGGGCTGGACTCCCCCAACGGCAGCAGCTCGCTGTCCCCCGAGCGCCAGGGCAACGGGGACCTGCCCACAGCGCCCACCGGCCCG gaCCTCCAGCCTCTGCGCTACCTGGACGGTGTCCCCAGCTCCTTCCAGTTCTTCCTGCCGCTGGGCTCTGGGGGGGCCCTGCATCTGCCTGCTTCCTCCTTCCTCACCACCCCCAAGGACAAGTGCCTCTCGCCAGAGCTGCCCCTGCCCAAGCAGCTGGTGTGTCGCTGGGCCAAG TGTAACCAGCCCTTCGAGCTCCTCCAAGACCTGGTAGACCACGTCAACGACTACCACGTGAAGCCCGAGAAGGACGCGGGCTACTGCTGCCACTGGGAGGGCTGTGCCCGCCACGGCCGCGGCTTCAACGCCAG GTACAAGATGCTTATCCACATTCGCACCCACACCAACGAGAAGCCGCACCGCTGCCCCACCTGCAGCAAGAGCTTCTCCCGCCTGGAGAACCTGAAGATCCACAACCGGTCACACACAG gCGAGAAGCCGTATGTGTGCCCCTATGAGGGCTGCAACAAGCGCTACTCCAACTCCAGTGACCGCTTCAAGCACACGCGCACCCACTACGTGGACAAGCCCTACTACTGCAAGATGCCTGGCTGTCATAAGCGCTACACGGACCCCAGCTCGCTGCGCAAGCACATCAAGGCCCATGGCCACTTTGTGTCCCACGAGCAGCACGAGCTCCTGCAGCTCCGCCCGCCCACCAagcccccactgcccacccccgACGGCAGCCCCTACGTCAGCGGGGCGCAGATCATCATCCCCAACCCCGCCGCCCTCTTCGGCGGCCCTGGCTTGCCcggcctgcccctgcccctggccccCGGCCCCCTGGACCTCAGCGCCCTGGCCTGTGGCAACGGCGGGGGCGCTGGGGGTGCGGGGGGCATGGGCCCTGGGCTGCCCGGCCCCGTCCTGCCCCTCAATCTGGCCAAGAACCCGCTGCTGCCCTCGCCCTTTGGGGCCGGCGGACTGGGCCTGCCCGTGGTCTCCCTCCTCGCTGGCTCCGCTGGCGGCAAGGCTGAGGGGGAGAAGGGGCGTGGGGCTGTGCCGGCCAGGGCCCTGAGCTCAGAGGGCCGCAAGACCCCCCTCGAGAGGACTGAGGGCAGCCGCTCCCGGCCGAGCCCCGACGGCCTGCCTTTGctgccaggtactgtgctggaCCTGTCCACGGGCGTCAACTCGGCCGCCAGCAGCCCAGAGGCGCTGGCCCCCGGCTGGGTGGTCATCCCACCGGGCTCCGTGCTACTCAAACCAGCCGTGGTGAACTGA
- the CORO7 gene encoding coronin-7 isoform X4: MAKYLAQIIVMGAQVVGRAFARALRQEFAASRAAADARGRAGHQSAAASNLSGLSLQEAQQILNVSKLSPEEIQKNYEHLFKVNDKSVGGSFYLQSKVVRAKERLEEELRIQAQEDRERQQPPKT; encoded by the exons GCCAAGTACCTGGCCCAGATCATTGTGATGGGCGCTCaggtggtgggcagggcctttgCCCGGGCCCTGCGGCAGGAGTTTGCAG CCAGCCGAGCAGCGGCAGACGCCCGGGGACGTGCCGGACACCAGTCTGCAGCCGCCTCCAACCTCTCAGGCCTCAGCCTCCAGGAGGCACAGCAGATTCTCAATGTCTCCAAGCTGAGCCCCGAGGAGATCCAGAAG AACTACGAACACCTATTCAAGGTGAACGATAAATCCGTGGGTGGCTCCTTCTACCTGCAGTCAAAG GTGGTCCGAGCGAAGGAGCGTCTTGAGGAGGAACTCAGAATCCAGGCCCAGGAGGACAGGGAGAGACAGCAGCCACCTAAAACGTGA